The Terriglobales bacterium genomic interval CACGGCAACTACGTCATCTCCCTCAACCGCTTCGCCAAGTGGCTGAGCGAGAAGGTGGAAGCCGCCGGCATCACGCTCTTCACTGGATTTGCCGGCTCTGCGCTGCTGTTCGAAGGCGACCGTGTCACCGGCGTCCGCACTGACGACAAGGGCGTGGACAAGCGCAACGAGAAGAAGGCCAACTTCGAGCCCGGCTACGACCTCAAGGCGAAAGTCGTCATCCTCGCCGAGGGCACCCGCGGCTCGCTCACCAAGCAGCTCATTTCGCGCTTCCATCTCGACCACGACCGCAACCCGCAGACCTACGGCGTCGGCGTCAAGGAGCTCTGGGAGCTGCCCGTCGGCCGCGTCGCAGCCGGGGAAGTCATCTACACCCTGGGCTGGCCTCTGACTTCGAAGGAGTACGGCGGCGCATGGATCTACGGCGCCAAGGACATCGTCTCCCTCGGCTTCGTCACCGGGCTCGATTACGAAGACCCGCGCCTCGACCCGCAGCGCGTCCTGCAGGAGTTCAAGAAGCACCCGTTCGTGTCCAAGCTGCTCGCAGGCGGCAAGATGATCCGCTACGGTGCCAAGTCGCTGCCTTATGGCGGATGGTGGGCCATCCCGCCCGTCGCGGGCGACGGCTGGATGATCCTCGGCGACTCCGCCGGCTTCCTGAACTCGCAGCGCCTGAAGGGCATCCACCTGGCCATCAAGAGCGGCATGCTGGCCGCGGAAACCGCCTTCGACGCCATGCTGAAGAACGACTTTTCCGCCGCCGCGCTGTCGCTGTTTTCGACCAAAGTCGAAAACAGCTGGATCAAAGCCGAGCTTTGGAAGGTCCGCAACTTCCACCAGGGCTTCGAGCACGGCCTGTGGCGCGGGATGTTCCACACCGCGTTGCAGCAGATCACCGGCGGACGCGGCCTGCACGCACGCTATCCCTCCACCGCTGGACACACCCACATGCGGAAGCTGGCGTCACTCCCCGCCGATGGCGGCGCGCGCGCGCACCTGCTGGGCGAAGCCAAGGGCGACGGCAAGCTCACCTTCGACAAGCTCACCGACCTCTACCACTCCGGCACCAAGCACGAGGAAGACCAGCCCGCTCATCTGGTCATCCACGACACCAACATCTGCAACACGCGCTGCATCACGGAGTTCGGCAATCCCTGCGCGCACTTCTGCCCCGCCAACGTCTATGAGATGGTGGACTCCGCCGCAGTGCCGAGCGGCAAGGAGATCCACCTCAACTCCTCGAACTGCGTCCACTGCAAGACCTGCGACATCATGGATCCCTACGAGATCATCACCTGGGTCCCGCCCGAGGGCGGCGGCGGGCCCAACTACGACGGAATGTGACCGCGTTTTCCGCGGCTTTTTGCTATCCTCAAATTGGACCTTCTCCACCACCTATGAAGCTCAGACTCCTTCTCCTGTTCGCCTCCGGCCTCCTGGCGCTGCCCGCCTTCGCCGCGGGCGCGCCCCGCTGCGTGCGCGGTGCTCCCGAACTTCAGAAAGACCTGTGGGACGGCTACTCGGTCGAGATCGGCCCGCCCGCCGGCGAATCCCGCAAGGACCTGTGCCGCGCCGCCATCCTCGCGCCTGGTGGCAAAGTGCTCTTCGAGACCTTCGACTCCGAAGCCAGCGTGAATCCCATCACCGGCACCGACGTCAACGGCGACGACAAGCCCGACGTCGTGCTCGAGACCCGCGGCCCCCGCGGCAAGTGCTGCTTCAACTACTACATCATCTCGCTCGCGGAGCCGGCCGGCCTGTTGCGCGCCATTTCCGTCTCCGTTCCCCTCACCTTCGAAGACCGCGACGGCGACGGCAAGGTCGAGATGTGGACCCGCGACAACGCTTTCGACTCCATCGAAGGCCTCCCCACCACCGACTCGCCCTATCCCATGGTGTTCTTCCGCCTCAAGGGCACCACGCTCTACAACGTGAGCCCCGCCTTCTGGAGCGAGTACGAGGCTGACATCGCCCAGGCCCGCGGCCAGATTTCCAAAGGCGCTCTGGAAGACATGCTCAAGGTCGAGACCGGGGAAGAAAAGCCCAGGCCCCCCGATGCCCACGACCCCAAGGCGGCCGAGTACATGCACATCAAAGGCCTGGTGCTGCAGATCACCCTCGACTACCTCTACGGCGGCCGCGGTCAGCAGGCTTGGGACACCATCCGGGACATGTGGCGCGACAACGACAAAGGCCGCATCCGCCAGGTCATCCTGCAAGTACGCGGCCGTGGCGTGTTCCGCGAGATCAACCGCCAGCCCATTCTCCCGGCGACCCCGCCTCCAACCAGCCGGTAGAAGCCCCATCTCACATGAGAGACGATTGAAGCCCCGCAGGGGCGACCGAAAGTAGCCCGGCACGTCAGTGCCGGGTTGCTGGAGCGATTGAGGACAGAGTCCCGTAGGGACGACAGAGAGCTCGCCGAAGCCATCCCGCTGTCCCGTGAGGTCGTATAATGAAGTTGATGTTTCCGACCGCCGGGGCCTTCGGGCATACCCTGGCCGCGGCGGCGGTGGGGTCTGAAACGGACTGTGTGGCACAGCCGTCCTCGGCTGTGCTGGTTCAGACTGTGAAGTGAGACCTCCGAGGGTGCAGGGCGGAAACGCCCGCGCCTCCCGTCCCGCGAAGCGGGACTTGGAAAGGGAACAGACGGTGTGGCACGGGCGCCTTCGCCTGGAGCCTCCTGCCTGCTTCTTTCTCCCACCCTCCAACATCTCATCGACCATGCGCCTCGCCGACAAACACGGTCGCTCCATCACCGACCTGCGCATCTCCATCACCGACCACTGCAACTACAAGTGCGTCTACTGCCGCACCGGCCGCGAGGGCGCCCTCTACGCCGACCTGCCCATGGACGACTACCTGCGCATGGTGCGCCTCTTCGTCGAACTGGGCATCGAGAAGGTGCGCATCACCGGCGGCGAGCCGCTGCTGCGCCACGGGCTGGTCGAGTTCGTGCGCGCCCTCGCCCAACTACGCTCCCTCGACGGTCGCCCGCTGGAAATCGCCCTCACTACCAACGGCCACCTGCTGGCGGAATTGGCCCAGCCGCTCAAGGATGCCGGCCTCTCCCGCGTCACCGTCAGCATGGACGCCGTGGATCCGGAGAAGTTCGCGCGTATCACCCGCGTGCCTCACGGCCACGAGAACTGCCTGGCCGGCATCCGCGCCGCCAAAGCCGCCGGACTCGACCCGGTCAAGGTCAACTGCGTGCTGCTGCGCGGCTTCAACGACGATCAAATCCCGGAGTTTGCAAAGTTCTCGCGCGCCGAAGGCGTGGTGGTGCGCTTCATCGAGTTCATGCCGCTCGAGGAAGATCGCGTCTGGTCGCCGGAGATCGTGGTCACATTCCGGGAGATCATCGAGAAGCTCGAGGCCTTCCGCCCGCTGCGGGAGCTCGCCCACGGCTTGAGCGAGACCGCGCGCCGCTACACTTTCGACGACGGCCTGGGCGAGGTCGGCATCATCGCCCCGGTGTCGCAACCCTTCTGCGGACACTGCAGCCGCGCCCGCATTACCTCCGACGGCAAGATCCGTACCTGCCTGTTCTCCCTCTTCGACCACGACCTCTACGGCGTCATGCGCCGCGGCGCTCCCGACGAGGAGCTGCGCGCTTATATCCGCGGCGTCATCATGAAGAAGGAGGCCCGCCACCATATCGGCGAGCCCGACTTCCAGAAGCCCTCCCGCTCCATGGTCCACATCGGCGGGTAAGCGCCGCCCTCATTCAGATTTCTGAAAATAAAAGCGGCACAGCCGGGTGGCTGTGCCGCTTTGTTCCGTACCGGAGCTAGAACGTGAGTTTCAGCCCCAACTGGAGGTTGCGCGGCCCGCCGCCGCCCAGGAAGGGGTTGCCGATGCCCACGTCGGGCGTGGCCGTGAGGGGCAGGAACCCATTCCCATGGCCGAAGGAAGGCCCGGGTGTCGAGTTGATGCCGTTGGCGGTGAAGTCCACAAAGAAGTTGGGCAGCAACGGATTGGTGAAGTTGGGATGGTTGAAGATGTTGAACGCGTCCACCCGGAACTGCATTTTCACGCGGTCCCCGATGGGCATGGTCTTGCTCACCGAGAAGTCGAAGTTGTGGAAGCTCGGCCCATTGAAGGCGTTGCGCGGGGAACTGCCGGGATGCTGGTTTCCGGTGCAGCCGAGGGCGCCGTCGTAGGTGCAGGGCACGGCGAAGGCGTTCAGGTTCAGGTACTGCCCGGGACCGTTGGTCCCGGCGAAGGGATCGCCCACCAGGTCGGGCCTTCCGAAGAACTCGCCCATGCCGTCGAAGTCGCAGCAGAAGTTGGCGATGTAGCTCACCGTGAACGGCTGCCCCGAGGAGTAGCTGAAGGCCCCATCCATCGCCCAGCCGGAGAGCAGCCACTTGGCCCGCGTCGCCTTGGGGAACTCGTAGTTGAACAGCCAGGAGAAGCGGTGGCGCGTATCGAAGCTGGAGCGGCCGCGCTCCGCCCGGGTGTTGAAGCTGTTGTTGGGCTGAGCGGTGTTGGGAACGTCATCCAGGCCGTCGCTGGCGTCATCGATGGAGTGCCCCC includes:
- a CDS encoding electron transfer flavoprotein-ubiquinone oxidoreductase, whose translation is MIIFRKPLEGIERPQMEADVVIVGGGPAGLACALRLSQLIDQHNAAHPDAPLSKENIYVLEKAREIGQHLLSGALLDPRSMRELLPGFEKEAPIDAEVSKESVYFLTERSKFKFPITPPPMRDHGNYVISLNRFAKWLSEKVEAAGITLFTGFAGSALLFEGDRVTGVRTDDKGVDKRNEKKANFEPGYDLKAKVVILAEGTRGSLTKQLISRFHLDHDRNPQTYGVGVKELWELPVGRVAAGEVIYTLGWPLTSKEYGGAWIYGAKDIVSLGFVTGLDYEDPRLDPQRVLQEFKKHPFVSKLLAGGKMIRYGAKSLPYGGWWAIPPVAGDGWMILGDSAGFLNSQRLKGIHLAIKSGMLAAETAFDAMLKNDFSAAALSLFSTKVENSWIKAELWKVRNFHQGFEHGLWRGMFHTALQQITGGRGLHARYPSTAGHTHMRKLASLPADGGARAHLLGEAKGDGKLTFDKLTDLYHSGTKHEEDQPAHLVIHDTNICNTRCITEFGNPCAHFCPANVYEMVDSAAVPSGKEIHLNSSNCVHCKTCDIMDPYEIITWVPPEGGGGPNYDGM
- the moaA gene encoding GTP 3',8-cyclase MoaA; its protein translation is MRLADKHGRSITDLRISITDHCNYKCVYCRTGREGALYADLPMDDYLRMVRLFVELGIEKVRITGGEPLLRHGLVEFVRALAQLRSLDGRPLEIALTTNGHLLAELAQPLKDAGLSRVTVSMDAVDPEKFARITRVPHGHENCLAGIRAAKAAGLDPVKVNCVLLRGFNDDQIPEFAKFSRAEGVVVRFIEFMPLEEDRVWSPEIVVTFREIIEKLEAFRPLRELAHGLSETARRYTFDDGLGEVGIIAPVSQPFCGHCSRARITSDGKIRTCLFSLFDHDLYGVMRRGAPDEELRAYIRGVIMKKEARHHIGEPDFQKPSRSMVHIGG